Proteins from one Bacteroides zhangwenhongii genomic window:
- a CDS encoding SusC/RagA family TonB-linked outer membrane protein, whose product MTFAQSSKKITGRVVDEKGELLVGVNIMEVGTQNGTLTGIEGTYSLTVKNSRSTLKFSYIGFDSQEVIVGSNTVIDVTLKESKSELEEVVVVGYGSQRRISTIGSQSNLKLGDIKQPTASLSTSLAGRLAGVVAVQRSGEPGKDNADIWIRGISTMGSSSPLVLVDGVERSFNNIDPEDIESFTILKDASATAVYGVRGANGVILIKTKPGIAGKPSVSVDYYESVTRLTKIPKLADGASYMEAVNEARRNRGSEPIYSEAEVINTRLGTDPVLYPNVDWMNEVFDDFGHNRRANINVRGGGQNVNYYASASYYNEKGLIKTDPNESYDSKIGYTRYNFTTNLNINVTPTTKLDIGASGYLGEGRKPYESTSDIFRVAMTTSPVDYPVMFYVNGKDYIPYNQPNSGFNNPYVGATKRGFRTVTDSQIYSNLRLTQDLGFITKGLSLTGMFAFDTYNSRTVKQKKAESTYYWVDKNNPYDKYGFPILSQTYEGSKTLDFAVESSGNRKYYLEASLNYSRTFGRHRVGGLFLFNQEDKVITTEGIDLIAGLPYRSRGFAGRATYSWDDRYFAEFNIGINGSENFDPSNRYGVFPAFGVGWVLSNEKFWKPLQSVISFFKVRYTNGMIGNQATPNRFLYMEALQYNSSYGYTFGTDRRKVDGYKVKNEAVKVTWEKSHKQDLGFDLKFLNDDLSLVLDLYKEHRTGIFLDRGAVPGFIGITSTPVGNLGIVDNKGIEIDLEYNKQFNKNWALSLRGNFTYAKNEVIENDQPTQQYPWMDKRGHSTLSRWGLIADGLYTQEEVDRINAWEALPAVEKENTARPFPKQFGTIYAGDIKYRDLNGDGQIDVYDETKIGRGDVPSIVYGFGFNLQYKNFAISTLFQGVAQADRCLNGLGIQPFSGSGGEGNLYANIKDRWTENNPRQDVFYPRLAYGSDKNENNFKTSTWWQRDVSFLRLKSLQITWHLPKRWTNAVLLKGASIYAMGTNLFTISKFKLWDPELNTNNGTSYPNISTYSIGINFNF is encoded by the coding sequence ATGACATTTGCACAATCTTCCAAAAAGATAACAGGTCGTGTAGTCGATGAAAAAGGAGAGCTTTTGGTAGGAGTTAATATTATGGAAGTGGGGACACAGAACGGTACATTGACTGGAATCGAAGGAACCTACTCATTAACAGTAAAGAATAGTCGCTCGACACTGAAATTTTCTTATATTGGTTTTGATAGCCAGGAGGTAATTGTTGGTTCTAACACAGTAATAGACGTAACACTGAAAGAATCAAAATCGGAACTTGAAGAAGTGGTAGTAGTGGGTTACGGTAGCCAGCGTCGTATCAGTACTATTGGTTCGCAATCCAATCTGAAACTAGGTGATATTAAGCAGCCTACTGCTAGCTTGAGCACTTCATTGGCAGGACGTCTTGCCGGAGTAGTAGCCGTACAACGTTCAGGTGAACCAGGTAAAGATAATGCCGATATTTGGATACGTGGTATTTCTACGATGGGAAGTTCTTCTCCCTTAGTCTTGGTTGATGGGGTAGAACGTTCTTTTAATAATATAGACCCGGAAGATATTGAATCTTTCACTATTCTGAAAGATGCTTCAGCCACTGCTGTCTACGGAGTACGGGGAGCTAACGGAGTAATCCTAATCAAGACAAAACCTGGTATTGCTGGAAAACCTTCTGTCAGCGTAGACTATTATGAAAGTGTCACACGCCTTACTAAAATTCCAAAATTGGCTGATGGAGCCTCTTACATGGAAGCCGTGAACGAAGCTCGCAGAAATCGTGGATCCGAGCCCATTTACTCTGAAGCTGAGGTTATAAATACTCGTTTGGGAACTGATCCTGTGCTTTATCCTAATGTAGATTGGATGAACGAAGTCTTTGATGATTTTGGACACAACCGCCGTGCCAACATTAACGTAAGAGGTGGTGGACAAAATGTGAACTACTATGCATCAGCAAGCTACTATAACGAAAAAGGGTTGATAAAGACAGATCCAAATGAATCTTATGATTCTAAGATTGGATATACTCGTTATAACTTCACTACTAACCTGAATATTAATGTTACTCCGACTACTAAATTGGATATAGGTGCGTCAGGTTATTTGGGCGAAGGTAGGAAACCTTACGAATCTACTTCTGATATATTCCGCGTAGCTATGACTACTTCACCTGTAGATTATCCAGTCATGTTCTATGTTAACGGAAAGGATTATATCCCTTACAATCAGCCTAATAGTGGATTTAACAACCCCTATGTCGGTGCTACGAAAAGAGGATTTCGAACTGTTACCGATAGTCAAATTTACTCTAATCTCCGTTTAACCCAAGACTTGGGATTTATCACGAAAGGATTGAGTTTGACAGGTATGTTTGCTTTTGATACTTATAATTCACGTACTGTGAAACAAAAGAAGGCAGAATCTACCTATTATTGGGTGGATAAAAATAATCCTTACGACAAATACGGGTTTCCCATTTTGTCGCAAACTTATGAAGGATCAAAGACGTTGGATTTTGCTGTTGAAAGTTCTGGTAACAGAAAATATTACTTAGAAGCATCACTGAATTACTCCCGTACATTTGGAAGACATCGCGTAGGCGGGCTGTTTTTGTTTAATCAGGAAGACAAAGTTATAACAACCGAGGGTATTGATCTGATAGCCGGACTTCCTTACCGTTCCCGTGGTTTTGCCGGACGTGCCACTTATTCATGGGATGATCGCTACTTCGCGGAATTTAATATCGGTATCAACGGCTCCGAAAACTTTGATCCGTCTAACCGTTACGGAGTTTTCCCTGCCTTCGGAGTGGGGTGGGTACTCTCCAATGAGAAATTTTGGAAACCTTTGCAATCCGTTATTTCTTTCTTTAAGGTCCGTTACACCAATGGTATGATTGGTAATCAAGCAACACCTAACCGTTTTTTGTATATGGAAGCACTTCAATACAATAGTAGCTACGGCTATACTTTTGGTACTGACCGACGTAAAGTGGATGGTTATAAGGTGAAAAACGAAGCTGTAAAAGTGACTTGGGAAAAATCACACAAGCAGGACTTAGGTTTTGACCTTAAATTCTTGAATGATGACCTTTCATTGGTTCTTGATTTGTACAAAGAACATCGTACCGGTATTTTTCTTGACCGTGGAGCAGTACCCGGTTTTATCGGAATCACTTCTACCCCTGTTGGTAATCTCGGGATTGTAGATAATAAAGGTATAGAAATTGATCTCGAATATAATAAACAGTTCAATAAGAACTGGGCACTCTCTCTTCGTGGTAACTTTACTTATGCCAAGAATGAAGTGATAGAGAATGATCAGCCTACCCAGCAATATCCGTGGATGGATAAAAGAGGGCACAGTACTTTGTCACGTTGGGGATTGATAGCTGATGGACTTTATACACAAGAAGAAGTTGACCGAATCAACGCATGGGAAGCATTGCCTGCTGTGGAAAAAGAGAATACAGCTCGACCTTTTCCGAAACAATTTGGTACAATCTATGCAGGAGACATCAAATACCGTGATTTGAATGGAGACGGACAAATTGATGTTTATGACGAAACAAAGATAGGACGTGGTGACGTACCTTCTATTGTCTATGGATTTGGTTTTAATCTTCAATATAAAAACTTTGCCATTAGTACCCTTTTTCAGGGAGTAGCGCAAGCAGACAGATGTTTGAATGGACTTGGAATACAGCCTTTCTCCGGTTCGGGTGGTGAAGGTAACCTTTATGCTAATATCAAAGATCGTTGGACGGAGAACAACCCGCGACAGGATGTTTTCTATCCTCGTCTTGCCTATGGTTCGGATAAAAATGAAAATAATTTTAAGACAAGTACTTGGTGGCAAAGAGATGTTAGCTTCTTACGTCTGAAATCCTTGCAGATCACTTGGCATCTCCCAAAAAGATGGACAAACGCTGTCTTATTGAAAGGTGCTTCTATCTATGCGATGGGTACAAATCTGTTTACGATTAGTAAGTTTAAGTTATGGGACCCGGAATTGAATACCAATAATGGTACTTCCTATCCTAATATTTCTACTTATTCCATTGGTATCAACTTTAATTTCTAA